In Cloacibacterium caeni, a single window of DNA contains:
- the tsaE gene encoding tRNA (adenosine(37)-N6)-threonylcarbamoyltransferase complex ATPase subunit type 1 TsaE encodes MSQTFQIEKIEDWQKVVDEILPNLKNNILLLKGNLGAGKTTFSQFLMKSLGSTDEVSSPTYAIVNEYHSPKGKVFHFDLYRLKKIEEAYDFGIEEYLDNAFLCIIEWPEIYEEELADLPHHEMVINNHGDYREIVFH; translated from the coding sequence ATGTCTCAAACATTCCAAATAGAAAAAATTGAAGATTGGCAAAAAGTAGTAGATGAAATTTTGCCCAATTTAAAAAACAATATTCTTTTGCTTAAAGGAAACTTAGGCGCTGGTAAAACCACATTTTCTCAGTTCTTGATGAAGAGTTTAGGAAGCACAGACGAAGTTTCTTCGCCTACTTACGCTATTGTAAATGAATACCATTCACCAAAAGGAAAAGTTTTTCATTTTGACCTTTATCGACTCAAAAAAATAGAAGAAGCCTATGATTTTGGGATTGAAGAATATCTAGACAATGCTTTTCTCTGCATTATAGAATGGCCAGAAATCTACGAAGAAGAATTGGCAGATTTACCTCATCATGAAATGGTAATTAACAATCATGGAGATTATAGAGAAATTGTTTTCCACTAA